In the genome of Acidobacteriota bacterium, the window CTGCGTGACGGCAATCATGTTGCCCTCCGCGTCGGCCACGGCAAACGAGGTCGTCCCGGTGCTGATGCGCGGCGCCGGAGCCGCCGGCGTCGCCGGCGCCTCCTCGGGGGCCTGCCGCTCGTAGCGCGATGCCTTCTTCGCATCGATCCTGGCGAACAGCTTCTTGGCGTGCTCGGCGGTCAGGTGCTCCTCGAAGTCCACCGGCCAGCGTTCGGGATCGGCCACGCGCCGTAGCGGATCGCGCACCTTCCACGACTCCACGAGGTAGTGAAGGTAGTCCGGATCGGTCGAGGCGCGCGCGCCCGCAACCGGCTGGTAGTTCTCCAGCACGTGCAGCGATTCGAACAGCTGGATGCCGGTCGAGACCGGGGGACCGCCGGCATACAGCGTGTGGCCGCGGTAGCGGCCCATCACCGGGGCTCGCTCGATGGCGCGATACTGCGCCATGTCGGCATACGTCAGGATGCCGCCGTTCTCTTCCATGTCGGCGGCGATCTTCTTCGCGATCTCACCACGATAGAACGCGTCGGCGCCGCCCTTCTGGATGGCGCGCAGCGTATTGGCGTAGTCCTTGTTGAAGAACCGCTCGCCGGGTTTGGGGACCTTGCCGCCAGGCAGGTAGATCTTCGCGGCTTCGGGCCACTTCTCGAGAAAGCGGCGGCCTTCGGCAATGCTCGAGGGCAGGCCCTCGTCCAGGATGAACCCCTCATCGGCCAGCGCAATCGCCGGCGCAACCAGGTCCTCCCACTTCACCTTGCCGCTGCCGTAGTGACGATAGGCGTAATCGAGTCCGGCCACCACGCCGGGAATATTGGCGGCGGCGGGACCGTCGGCGACGATGCGGCCGTCCTGCATCAGCAACGGGTTGTCGGCCGTCGCGCGAATCGGCGTCATGTCCTTGTATTCGATCACCGTCGGCTTCTTCATGCCCTTGAGGTAGAGCACCGCCGAGCCGTCACCGCCGACCCCCGACGCCTCGGGCTCGACCACACCGAGCGCGAACGACACGGCGATCATCGCGTCCACGACGTTGCCGCCCTTTTCGAAAGCCAGCCGACCGGCCTCGGAGGCGAGCGGGTGACCCGACACGACGACGGCCCCGTTCGAGGTCACGACCGGCTTGATCAGCGGCTGCGCCGCCACCATCTCGTCGATCACGGCCTCCAGCTCGCTCTCGGCCTTCGCCGAGGCGGCGCGTGGGCGGAGTTGATCGCGCAGGCCGGTCCACTTCTCGGCTGCAGGCGGTGCGGAGTAATAGAGGGCGCTCAGGGTGTTCCACACCCGATCGAACACGGCGGTGAAGGCGGCCGGCGACGGCTCGAGGTCGGCGGCCACGGCGCCACCCTCTTCGTGGACCGGCAGCGGCGCGGCCACGCGCCACAACTGGAACGCGGCGTTCAGGGCGAACAGCGGCGGCGCCTCGACGTCGCTGCGAAGCGGATTGCCGTTGTAAACCGGCTGCGGGTCGGGCAGGCCCGAGACGAGCAGCGTCTTGCCGTCCGGCGACCACGCTGGCGCGCCGCCCTTGCGCGACACCAACTGCGGCGGCGCCGCCGGCTTGGGACGCGGCTCCGGCTCTTCGGTGCCTTCGGGACGCGCGGGTTCGATCGCGGTCACCCACACCGAACCAATGCCCTCGC includes:
- a CDS encoding gamma-glutamyltransferase, whose product is MTNSRIGIGLVAVALSCGLSRSPIQAQVPVGVQEPAWAPDGRRIAVSYLDRIWTMTPEGRQGKAVTTGEAGAIEREPAFAPDGSRLAYAADRGDGFDIYVVALKNGAAAGAPVAATTQPGDERWPSWTADGRLVFAHRDARPAGRGADPSLQWDLFVVRPVEGSEAWQAPQPLTETADSETYPRVSPDGTKVVFVSERDSEDDLDLWWMPLPAAAVARPTPLGSRPATPVVASVPSVGADGRALRATRVGRVRGHEAYPSWAPDNTRIAFYAVREGIGSVWVTAIEPARPEGTEEPEPRPKPAAPPQLVSRKGGAPAWSPDGKTLLVSGLPDPQPVYNGNPLRSDVEAPPLFALNAAFQLWRVAAPLPVHEEGGAVAADLEPSPAAFTAVFDRVWNTLSALYYSAPPAAEKWTGLRDQLRPRAASAKAESELEAVIDEMVAAQPLIKPVVTSNGAVVVSGHPLASEAGRLAFEKGGNVVDAMIAVSFALGVVEPEASGVGGDGSAVLYLKGMKKPTVIEYKDMTPIRATADNPLLMQDGRIVADGPAAANIPGVVAGLDYAYRHYGSGKVKWEDLVAPAIALADEGFILDEGLPSSIAEGRRFLEKWPEAAKIYLPGGKVPKPGERFFNKDYANTLRAIQKGGADAFYRGEIAKKIAADMEENGGILTYADMAQYRAIERAPVMGRYRGHTLYAGGPPVSTGIQLFESLHVLENYQPVAGARASTDPDYLHYLVESWKVRDPLRRVADPERWPVDFEEHLTAEHAKKLFARIDAKKASRYERQAPEEAPATPAAPAPRISTGTTSFAVADAEGNMIAVTQTLSTWGGTFYVSKGLGFLYNNHLRSNRLTAGAYGSLLPLTRSSTASVPTLVFEQKPNGEEVPRLAVGCAGNAWIPVSVYNIITGVIDGKLGAQAAIEAPRFLPGRDPADPLENGGRIEIEDRFPRGLLGNLTDRGHKFQRIGRKGEVRYGYAAAITVDVANKTVEGGAEPRRSHAAVPFSRAATTTAQ